The genomic interval AAGGCCATACATTATCAGAATAAATGGTGGTCTTGTTCTTCTGTATTTTCCTAGTTCCTCAGGCTTAGAATGGAAAGAGTGAATACGTGAGATTGTCTGGCCATGGAAAGGAGAAGATGCCTGCTCCAAGGGTGCCAGTGCTGGGAGCAAGATCAATGGATCTCTTCTATTCCAGGAGACATGGAGGTCTATTTGTGGCTGGAGCTACCTGACTAGATAAAAATATAGATCAGTCTGCTATGAAAGTACCTCCCATGAAGAAGACTGGCTGATGGCTTAGCTTGCTTTGAATATACCACCTTACCAGATAAGCCTTTTCAccaaattgaaaaacaaaatcaattatttttgtttccaggtttggCTTGGAATTTTTTTATCCCTCTTTTGTCAATTCAGGTGGGCCGTTACTAATTGTAATTGGAATTGTGGAAGCCTCGCACATAATCCCGCAATAGAAAAATCTTACCATGTTTCCTTAAACTCTAAAATAGACAAGTTTGAGTCAAACTTGCAGTAAGGCCAGTTTTTACATCTGTAGCTGTATAAACAGATCTTAAAACaggtttaaataaaatatatttaaagcttCTTTATGCtgtcaaagtgaaataaaatatttataattcaaAAAATAGTCAAGCCCAGCTTACCTTACAAACCATGCACTTCAGTATAGGGATTTCCACCAGAAAAAACTTGTCTACAGAAAGGGAGACTTCACTGTCTTAAATTTAAATCAGTTCTGAAACCAATTAATTTAAGCCATTGTCAACAAAGCTCACAGTGCGCAGCATAAGCTGTAAGCAAAGATACGGCTTCACCTGGAAAATCAGAGGTGCAAGGTAAAATCGGTATCAATTGACAAAGCATTCAAAGTCATACTATAACTAGACTGTCTTTAAATGACCCCACTTGGCAAAACTCTGATTAGGCCAGGCTATTGGTGTTTTTTTATCTTCAATATTTTTAGTCTGGACTACAGAATGGGAATACGGTTAGCAAAAAGTCTAGACCAGTtcataaaatttgtatttctcttgGACTATAAGCTTTAGAAAGACTGGTCTGCTTTAGGTTTATCGGTTTGTAATATGCAGATAAgccatttgaaattttaaaatgtgtcataaaattcttgttttccatctgcattttatgttaaattggaatagttttgtttttctagggGTGTTAGCCTAGGATTAGTCTTCCTTTTGAATGTCCATGAAAATCTGTAGCACGCTCCTTGGTATGCTTCCCACtgactctattaaaaaaaaaaaaaaaaaactcctacaGGTGGGTACTATTTGTAGAACTACTTTGATAGAGATCacttattttacttttcaaaagtaTGTGGTTTGTGTATATACTTTGCAAAGTAGAagtattaaaatcaaattaaattcaGTGTAAAAGTCACTGAATAAAACAAGTTTAGAATTGTGCCTAGGATTTACAAACCAAACTGAGTGCTaggaatttgtttgttttatggcctattgatttttgttttaatgtagtaAGACTgtaaaatcaattatttatttttccatttcagtttcaGGAACAGATTGAAGAAAACATGGCCAATCAACGGGATTACATTAGCAGACCTATCTGCAATGGGATTTCTGTTTCTGAGAATAAAATCAATTCCTTAGTGGCTGAAGGTCATGGACAACAAATTCTAAAAGTACTACAGAAGTTCAgagaacagaatatattttttgacTTTAAAATTCTTGTGAAAGATGAAATAATTCCTTGTCATCGTTGTGTACTGGCAGCATGCAGTGATTTTTTCAGGTAAACCTACTTTTGGCATGAGTTTGCAGGAAATGGGTTGTAAGCcctctgggagggagggagggaaggaatatAATTacaaaatttataaaataaattgcaaCCATTTATGTATGTCCTCAGAATTTTGAGCGAAGTGGTCAGACAACATATTAGGgatggtaaaaaaaacaaacaaacaaacatgcaatGTTAGATGCCTAATCAAATCCCAGATATACCTGCTCATAGTTCTCAAGTGACGTGAGGACCCTATAAATTTGAAATTCAAACAGCAGTCTATTACTctgaaatacaaatgtaaaaTCATAACTATGCGATTCTACTCTTAGGTAGAATTGACACAAACTGTGTATCTTCAAGACTTTATCTGTTGCCTGTATCCGTACTTGAGGGCCTGCAAGAATGTTTTTTGACTTTATATTGGGTGGGCTGTGTACTTTGACAGATttatattatgaaatattaaCAGGATGATTAGGAATACGTCTTGCACCGTTATGTTATTCTGAACCACTGTAGATAAATTACATATGTTTTTGGAGGAAGTCACTTTTTTTCATCTGAGATGAGCGATCAGTATAGTGTAGTTTGTCTTAAGAAATGGATCTGTGAGCTTCCCTTCAAGTATTTGAACCTATTCATTTTTAAGGGACAGACGGATCTTCGCATACAGGATTTTGCCATTTTGTATTAATTTATGAAGAATCTTGCTAACTGTTTCTTTAGTAAGGCTCAGACTTGCAAATCCATACTGAAAGTCTGTTTCCAAATATACTCTTTACTGAAACACGAAGGTAAGATGCTCTAGCAATGAAAAATGGGGCTTCTGGATAGGAGTAAATGAAATTGATTCAGTTGCTGATGCATAGCTGTAAGGTGCTATTCTCAGATGTGTATCCTGCAAGATATCTGCAAGAGTTTGTTATATATGACACAGGATATATGCTAGGCACATGTCCTTTTGGAGAGGCTGCTGTAGGCCAGATAAGATGCTGTCTGCTATGTAAAACAGCATGACATACCTGTTTGGTCAACTGTATCGAGCCCAGTATTCTGATTCTCTTTTGGTCTTTGAAAATGTAAGTGATTGTCTTTGTACCTGGCATGAACAGAAATCCTGAGATTTCCAGTGAGTACATGTTATGATGCTTGAAGCTTGGTGTGTCTCCTCGCTTTTTGCTTTGACTGAAAAGTTCTTACTGCAACTTTCTTCATAAAAAAAGTGCCTtagaacatattaaaaaaagtgACTCAGAACATTAATTGGAGCAACTGTTTTAGGAAGATTACTTCTATTAccctttgtgctttgtttttctgcagcagtttttAGGACAGCTGCACATACAATCTGTAGCATTCAAGCTGCTGGGAAGCAAATATAGATGGCTGTTACCTCCTTAATAAAGGAGAATACTGGGAGCTGAAAGAATTTGGTCCTTTCTCATAACCACTATAAAATCTTCTGTCTGActtaccctgtttttttttttgtcatagtgATTTTGAATTCTCTCTTTTTAAGGACCACTGgcaaaaggagaaatgcaaatgAGATGAACTATTTCTTCATTGTAGCAACAGATTTGGTTTTGCGCTTACATGCAAACTACTTGAATTTCAAGCATTTGCTCTCTGACACCATAAAGCACCTTTCAGTAGAAGACACTGTGGTAGAAAGGAATATTAGTATGAAATAGGTTCCTGTGGTATATTTTAGAACTGAAGTTAAGCACATACATAGTAACATATGTGGCATTTTCACCACCTCTCCAGGTTAAGTTTGCCAGAATAGACCTCTCTCTGCACCAAACAGTTGACAATAACAGCCATCAGATTCCTAAGTTGTCCTGGAATGCAAGGCCTATTTATTatcttcagggaagaaaaaacaccCAGGTCAACTAGATaaattgtaaaacaaaaaacacttcttttcttttttggtcttcAGCAACATTTTGCTCTGTACTTGTTACCTTTCAGAATCAAAGCCCTTTCTTAGCTTGCTGTCCTCCTACTAATATTGTTTTGTTGCTATTGCATGTAAATGAAGCTTCAATGCATTTCCTAAGCACCCAGCATCCTTCCCATTTTATTCTATCATGTAGAGATTtgtattaaagagaaaaataaaaaatattttttttttcctgaggatcaAGTAGCTTAATATGCAAAGAGGTCTTTGGGGTGTAAGGTTCTTACCATCATTTTACCTGCTTGTGCAAGAAGTCAGTCGCTTTTCCTGATGCTTACTTCTCAAAGAGCATGCTATACACAGTCAACTTTTTCCTTGACTTCATAAAAGTATGGGATTTTAAAAATCACGTACTATATCATAGTTCTGTTATACAATTAGCACCTGTATAATACTTCTTAATAGGAATTACCTATGATATATTAATAATTCAGATTCTATATTTGGTATTTGGAATAATTTGCCTACATCTTTCTCCACTATCATCTTTTGTCAAATACAGGAGCTGTTGCTATCACAGTGTAACATTTAGGCTTTGCAGGTTAGGGAAAGTGACATAGCAGCACTATTCTGTTGCCAGCACTTACTGACTTGCAAATCCTTAATTATTTTATGGTCACCGTGCTAGATTGTGTACAATAGTTAAATACTACTTAGTAATAAAGCAGCCAAAGTTGCAATAAAATTTCCACAAATCTATTGGTTAATGTCGTTTGTTTCACAATTTCAACCATCATCTGTGTATTAATTCACAATTTACTTTCTGTACACGATATCACACGTTATATCAGCCAATCCTATGTCAAAACCTAATTTTTTCTAACACTTGCCTGTACACATCTCTGTCAATGCTAAACCAATaattgtttcctcttttttttttcttcttcctcacctTTCACCTCCCTTCCCCACTTTTGTATTTGGGGTGTGCACCCATCACGCATCCTGCCAGTTGTTCGAGCCTCTAATTTGGAAGGCCTCTTTTTAACTTAACTTTTTGTATTCATCCACAATGCATGACCTACATCATGAGTTATTTTTTCTAcgtttttttttgaaacagcctCTTTCTCAAACTGTAGAAACTCATGCTGCCCCTAacaatttcacattttctttcatcttgaaAGCTCTAGACTTCATCTCCCTCCCTGAAAAAACATAGAAAACACGGTTGCCAATATAATTTCTATGAGCTATCACTTTGAAATGTTAtcaccatttcttttttcatctgctaTGTCTAACAAATGTATTGTTCTTAACTTTGAGAATCTTCACGTTTTAACCCTTTAAAGCCTGTCCACCACAGTGTCTTCTTACACCCCCCtgattttctcttccctctgacaTCAGTGTTTTTTCCTCGTTTGCTAGATAAACTACTTATGTTCTTTAATTTGTGTGTTTATCTTCTATATTTTATTCACAGAGCCATGTTTGAAGTTAATATGAAAGAACGGGATGATGGCAATGTTACTATTAGTAATCTATCACCCAAGGCAGTGAAAGCTTTTCTTGATTACGCTTATACAGGAAAAACAGAGATAACAAATGATAACGTGGAAATGCTCTTCCAGCTGTCATCGTTTCTTCAAGTTTCACTCCTTTCCAAAGCTTGCAGTGACTTTCTAATAAAAAGTATTGATCTTGTGAATTGTTTACAGTTGCTTTCTCTATCAGAAAGTTATGGTTCCATCCGCTTATTTGATCATGCACTAGATTTTGCACAGCACCACTTTTCCTTGCTACTCAGATCAAGTGATTTTTTGGAGATGAATTTTGAGATATTACAAAAATGTCTTGAGGCTGATGAACTAAATGTCCCTGAGGAAGAATCGGTGTTGAAAGCTGTGCTTCAATGGACCAAACATAACTTAGAAACACGACAGAAATACCTGGCTCATTTGATTAAAAAAGTGAGACTTCATCAGTTACCTGAAAAGACTTTGCAAGACTTTCTGCACTCTGAAGAACATTTACTCAATAGTGCTAATTGCTCAGTGATAATCAGTGATGCAGTTAAAAGCGTACAGAACTTCAGTGGACTGTTTCCAGATGCACGTCcttcaacaacagaaaaatatatatttgttcatAAAACTGATGAGGATGGAGAAAACAGACATACGTTTTGCTACAACATCAAAACAGATAAATGGAAAGAACTACCACATACACATATGATTGATCTTCCAGGGTCAAGTTTATCTAGttatggagaaaaaatatttataactgGAGGCTGCAAAGGGAATTGTTATAGGACAGTCAGGCTTCATATTGCTGAACCATTCCACGATGCCACTGACCAAACCTGGTGCTACTGTCCAGTCAACAATGAATTCTCCATAGCGTCAGCTATGAAAACACCAAGGACAATGCACACATCTGTTGTAACCTTAAATCAGTTGTTTGTAATAGGTGGAAAGACCAGAGGAGCTCAAGAAACCCGAAGTCTTTTGGATGTAGAATCTTATAATCCTCTTTCCAAAGACTGGAGATCTGTAAGCCAATTACCAAGAGGTATTTACTATCCAGAAGCAAGCGCATGTCAGAATATAATTTATGTCCTTGGCTCAGAAGTAGAGATTACTGATGCCTTTAATCCATCTCTTGATTGTTTCTTTAAGTATAATGCTATGACTGATCAGTGGTCTGAGCTTGTAGCAGAATTTGGGCAATTTTTCCACGCAACTTTAATCAAAGCTGTTCCAGTGAACTGCACATTGTATATATGCGATCTTTCCACCTACAAGGTATACAGTTTTTGCCCGGAAACCTGTGTTTGGAAAGGGGAAGGATCTTTTGAATGTGCTGGCTTTAATGCAGGGGCAGTTGGCACAGAAGATAAAATTTATATATTAGGTGGTGATTATGCTCCAGAAGAAATTACAGATGAAGTTCAAGTCTACCACAGTAGTAGGTCTGAGTGGGAAGAAGTCTCACCAATGCCAAGAGCCTTAACGGAGTTTTACTGTCAGGTCATTCAGTTTAATAAATACAGGGACCCCTGGTCATCTGTAATGACAATTTGCTCTGGAGAGTTTTGAGACTCCCGAGTCAAAAGACTCTATTTAAGTGCACAAGATTTAGAATAAACTTTTAGCTATtaatttgcagaaaaatatacattgttttattttaagtcttCAGTTTAAATTATATGCTATAGAACTGTCTTTGAAAGGGTCCATATAATTGTCATTCATGCTAGTCATTAGATATACTAGTTTTATATGAAAGTCTTTTCTGCAATTATCTGAATAATTGGCAAAATGCTATTActttcagaaaagcagagtcatAAGGAATTCATTTTGTAATATGTGCCCTGTTATTTCTGTAATCTTCATAGGTGTCCCACTAGACAAATCGCTGAGCAAGAATACTGACTGTGATACTGTTTTTCCTATGTAACTGAAGTTTGAAGGAAAACTTCTGAATTAGTGTTGTTTCCTCTAGGTTTTTTATATCATAAACCTATTAGAGGAATTCAACGACAGTTTTATCTTATTAGAACAACCTCAGCAGGGCCAAAAGCCAAAGAGACCTTGACAGCATTAAATCTAGGTTTTTAACTTGAAGAGACTGATAATTGCTATAccttatttcagcttttcagtttgACCAGTTTTTCTCCATTCTTGTGCCTTAGTAGTAGTTTTCATCCCACAGCTGTGGCAAGACAACCTCTGATAACATTTTTGCAGGGTGGTCAGGATTTCTACACAGTGGATGATTCATACGGTAACTTCACTGTACAGATGGTCACCTCTGTCGTGCTGTTAACTGCGCAGCtaagctgaaagaagaaaacatttcaggcTGTTTTCTAGCAGAAGTCTTCCATCTCTTAAGTCTGCAGTGTTATCTACTAAAGGCACTAGGCTGCTGATAGCAGTAAGCTGTAATACCAGTTTTAGTTGTTGCTTCAGTTAACTACGGGAAAAGTTTGCATCTTGTCACATATAAAATACTAAGTTACAAAAATAAATCCCTGTATTTGAAGTCAAAGTAAATAGGATTTTGGAAGTGAAATAATTCCTTTAATGTACATAGTGGCGTAAATGAATTGAAACACTCATCTTGTACTTCATGGTAATTTTAAGTGTAAAAATACTACATGCTAAACACTACACAATATATTTCATGAGAAAACTTTCAATAATATTCAATTATAATGTTTAAATTGTCACGGACTTTTAGTATTAATATTCCTCTAGGCATATGCCATAAAGTAAACTTGATCTCATGCATACAAAGTGGGACCTGTGTCTGATGGAATGAGACTGGAATTAACTAGGTTTCATAAACTCATTTTCTAATCTTCCACAACctgagaattttctttctttccagctatTTGAATAAAATTTTGGGAGCCCTTATGTTCAATATATAATATCTTTAAAACAGTAAAGTCGTCTTATGCCAGACAGAATGATACTAAATATCCGAGCATGTCATTTCCaagtagtttaaaaaatgaacaaactttAGTGAGGTGTTTAAAACATCTTTCACATAGCGTGAGACAACCGTGGTAATCTCATCATCACATCACCACTGCATGTACTTTTGCAAAAGTCAAGCTCAGTACTGAAACTTAAAGCTTAGTATCTCGTAGCGACGTATTTCCGTTTCAAACAGTAAGCAATGGAAAGCTCCGATCCTGTGATTGATTTTATAATATGCTATCAGGTATCTTTCTGAATTTAAACACACTATAAAGCTTTTCATAAAGATGTATGTGAAAATTATGCACATTTGAGGAACATGTTAATATGAGTGGAACCCCCCCACACTCCTAGTAGTTTGTATTAAGATGTGTTAGTTCTGTAGAAGTAAACAGCTTGCTGTTGTAGGATTCCAGGGAACCTCtacatttattttgctattttcataGTGAATTTTCAAATCATATTATAACTATATTTAGACAGGTGACCTTCACAATCATCACACTGAAATGCAAGCGTTTTTATACCAGAACACAACAGCTTCTGTTCGCGCAAAGCAAATGTATTGAAtagtttaggagagagagagaatactaTTCCCTCCCACtggaacagcaggaaaaaagcaagtaGTTATACAATAGAACAGTAGTTTTAGCTTTAATAAGGCTATTCAAAATAACATTGTTGCTCTTGCTCTTAAATATTTAACAGAGATTTCTTTGACCACTAATTACTGCAACCTGTCACTTTTCATCAGAAATAGAGGGCCTGATTCTCCTTTGCttgtgcttttttgttctttttataccTGAGTAACGTTAAGTATGCAGTTCATGTAAAATACTAAAAGATAAGCAAGGTAACATATGTTGCCCACAGTATATGGGTAAAAGTAACTATGCAAATTGTAAGAGACTACGTAATCGCAAGATTACTTTTAGTTGCCACTGTCATGACCAAATTGCTGGGTTACGTAAACAGCACTAAGTCAGTGATTCAGGTGATGCTCTTTCCTCTAAGTTTTTCCTTACATTAAATTTTACTGGGCAGTCTTCCATCCAGCTACTTGCTATATGTATAAGTCTCTGGCTTATGACATCAGATAGAGCAATGACCAATGTGGTAAGCTACTCATCACTATTAATATATATAGTGAAAATGGAATGAagcttcatttagaaaaaaagatgttctCCTTTAATACTCTAAAGTTGCGCTACATTTGCACAGGAACTAGTCACAGTTCCCAGTCTGACAAATCATTCATGGATTTCAAATGGAGTTTAGCTCTTTTATTCAGTGATCCAGAAATAATGTAGTAGTGTCAGTTTATACTATTGCTTAAAGGAAAGTTACTGTGAAATAGTATGAATTTCTTCAGTTATGTAGGTAAGCCTGCATTATGACTCTCATGCAAGAAAAAAGGTCATCTGCCACGATTCCACACACAGGGTTAAATCTGATAGCAGAACTGAGTGCAGAAGAAGCTATGTTAGAAAAACCAAGCTTCAGCTTCAGCTAAAACCAAGGCTTCATAACATAATTAAGGTCATGTGTTCCAAATCCTGTGATTAATCCTTAATGATATAAGAAATCTCAGTGAAGTCAACTAGACTACTCAAAAGGGATTACTTGTGTGAGTTACTGCAGTAGGTCTGGATCAAATACACTTTTTAGTCTACTTTACACAAAAGTTAGGCaattaaatataacaaaattaGTGCAAATCAAGTTTTTCCTACATCTTTTCTGATCTTTCAAAGCTCACAGTACTTAATGCAAAAGTGCATTTCTCTAAAAATAGTCCATAGCGACTAAGCTTAACTATTACCTATGTTTTCACTGAAATAGTAAGATGTTTAAAACATATGAATTGCATGTAAAGGCATATGCTAATATTTGCACTTAAATGATGTAACCAAAACATTTCTAATAGTCTAttatatgtcaaaaaaaaaatacagcatgacCAGTATAATATACATGAAGATAATATATCATATGTGGGGTTTTAATATCCAGTAATTACTTTATTGGATAGTCTTGATTTTTAAAGAATGCTATCAAAACATTATGACATTTTTGGTAATGTTATCATACTGTTTTAGTTGATATAATAAATATCAATAATTCTGATATACTGGATTAAGTTTGCACAGACCTAATGATTATTATTTATGTACGAATGAATTAATTTTCTATATTCTAAATACATCAGTACTAAGTCAGTTTACTGCAGTAACAAATTCATTATATTTACAAAATGAAGCACCTTTACTGGGTCAAATTTATTGCTGGTATTACTCCACGAAGAAAATTGTATTACCTCTTCTGACTAGTAGGTATCACGTAAGGAGCCTGAAATAGGGTATAGGGTGTGCTATCTGCATTTTGATATGTTGACTCCAATTTTAGATGGTTCTATTTGTATGTGACCAACAGGAGGCAGCATAAGATCTATTTTAATTAAAGCAGAGTTAAACCAGGAATATATTTGACAATACTTGTATCTGACTATTATGTTCAATTTACACCTTTTTGCCCTCTAACATCCAATAAAGAATACAGATTGGTAACATTTTGCTGCTGCCTGGGCTCTGCTGATACATGGAAAATATGATACTGTATGTTTGCTGAGATGTTTGTTCCTTCATGAAATAAAAGCACTGAGCAACTGAATCCTTCTCAGGTCTGATTTTGTTCACAGTGAATTTCAAAATACAGagactttaaaacatttttaattaggTTAGCTGCTTACTAACTATTTATTTTTAGCTGGAGAACATTTTGTATGTTATATTATGACCAAGAATGGAATTAGCAGACATAAAAAATGCTGTGAGATTTTCTAATTTATCCTTGGACTTTGTATTTGTATATCCTTTGCATATCAATTTGCTCCTACCAAGCTAAATGACTTTGAATTGATTTAGTCTGCTGAAAGGTTGCAAGTTTATCATTTTAAAGGACTCACTtaaattggtatttttttttttttattattggatGTGTCTAGATGAGATTGGTGTGCAGTATTTTTAACAATTTAACTACCacaaataattacatatttattttcactgaaatgggCTTCTATACTACTTAGAAGTTGCTTTATATAAAAGCTGATACAAGCCACTTACTCTAAAATTCATGTGCAAAGAATGCAAAAACGGCATTAATACAAAGTGT from Struthio camelus isolate bStrCam1 chromosome 1, bStrCam1.hap1, whole genome shotgun sequence carries:
- the KBTBD3 gene encoding kelch repeat and BTB domain-containing protein 3 isoform X1, translated to MERRRCLLQGCQCWEQDQWISSIPGDMEFQEQIEENMANQRDYISRPICNGISVSENKINSLVAEGHGQQILKVLQKFREQNIFFDFKILVKDEIIPCHRCVLAACSDFFRAMFEVNMKERDDGNVTISNLSPKAVKAFLDYAYTGKTEITNDNVEMLFQLSSFLQVSLLSKACSDFLIKSIDLVNCLQLLSLSESYGSIRLFDHALDFAQHHFSLLLRSSDFLEMNFEILQKCLEADELNVPEEESVLKAVLQWTKHNLETRQKYLAHLIKKVRLHQLPEKTLQDFLHSEEHLLNSANCSVIISDAVKSVQNFSGLFPDARPSTTEKYIFVHKTDEDGENRHTFCYNIKTDKWKELPHTHMIDLPGSSLSSYGEKIFITGGCKGNCYRTVRLHIAEPFHDATDQTWCYCPVNNEFSIASAMKTPRTMHTSVVTLNQLFVIGGKTRGAQETRSLLDVESYNPLSKDWRSVSQLPRGIYYPEASACQNIIYVLGSEVEITDAFNPSLDCFFKYNAMTDQWSELVAEFGQFFHATLIKAVPVNCTLYICDLSTYKVYSFCPETCVWKGEGSFECAGFNAGAVGTEDKIYILGGDYAPEEITDEVQVYHSSRSEWEEVSPMPRALTEFYCQVIQFNKYRDPWSSVMTICSGEF
- the KBTBD3 gene encoding kelch repeat and BTB domain-containing protein 3 isoform X2, whose product is MANQRDYISRPICNGISVSENKINSLVAEGHGQQILKVLQKFREQNIFFDFKILVKDEIIPCHRCVLAACSDFFRAMFEVNMKERDDGNVTISNLSPKAVKAFLDYAYTGKTEITNDNVEMLFQLSSFLQVSLLSKACSDFLIKSIDLVNCLQLLSLSESYGSIRLFDHALDFAQHHFSLLLRSSDFLEMNFEILQKCLEADELNVPEEESVLKAVLQWTKHNLETRQKYLAHLIKKVRLHQLPEKTLQDFLHSEEHLLNSANCSVIISDAVKSVQNFSGLFPDARPSTTEKYIFVHKTDEDGENRHTFCYNIKTDKWKELPHTHMIDLPGSSLSSYGEKIFITGGCKGNCYRTVRLHIAEPFHDATDQTWCYCPVNNEFSIASAMKTPRTMHTSVVTLNQLFVIGGKTRGAQETRSLLDVESYNPLSKDWRSVSQLPRGIYYPEASACQNIIYVLGSEVEITDAFNPSLDCFFKYNAMTDQWSELVAEFGQFFHATLIKAVPVNCTLYICDLSTYKVYSFCPETCVWKGEGSFECAGFNAGAVGTEDKIYILGGDYAPEEITDEVQVYHSSRSEWEEVSPMPRALTEFYCQVIQFNKYRDPWSSVMTICSGEF